The Lacipirellula parvula genome window below encodes:
- the ilvE gene encoding branched-chain-amino-acid transaminase: protein MSRQVYINGKLLPAEQATVSVFDHGLLYGDGVFEGLRAYNGKVFQLNEHVRRLFESALAIRLSIPMSQPDMAKAIDDTVAANGIKDGYIRAVITRGSGTLGLDPNRCSNPQIIIIADSISLYPKEFYENGLELITSSVIRNHPAALSPRIKSLNYLNNILAKIEGLKAGCVEALMLNHKGEVAECTGDNIFLVKQGKLYTPPLDAGILEGVTRNAVLELASEAGIVTSESAITKHDVYVADECFLTGTAAEIIPAVKVDDRVIGSGKPGPITKQLTEAFHKLVRA from the coding sequence ATGTCACGACAGGTCTACATCAACGGCAAACTCCTCCCCGCCGAGCAGGCGACGGTCAGCGTCTTTGATCACGGGCTTCTGTACGGCGACGGCGTCTTCGAAGGCCTACGGGCCTACAACGGCAAGGTCTTCCAGCTCAACGAGCATGTCCGCCGACTGTTCGAATCGGCGCTCGCCATCCGGCTGAGCATCCCGATGTCGCAGCCTGACATGGCCAAGGCGATCGACGACACCGTCGCTGCCAACGGCATCAAAGACGGCTACATTCGCGCCGTCATCACCCGCGGCAGCGGCACGTTGGGGCTCGACCCCAATCGCTGTAGCAATCCGCAAATCATCATCATCGCCGACTCGATCAGCCTTTACCCAAAGGAGTTCTACGAGAACGGCCTCGAACTGATCACCTCGAGCGTCATCCGCAACCATCCGGCGGCGCTCAGCCCGCGGATCAAGTCGCTCAATTACCTGAACAACATCCTCGCCAAGATCGAGGGCTTGAAGGCAGGCTGCGTCGAAGCGCTGATGCTCAACCACAAGGGCGAAGTCGCCGAGTGCACGGGCGACAACATCTTTCTGGTGAAGCAAGGCAAACTCTACACGCCGCCGCTCGACGCTGGCATTCTCGAAGGCGTCACCCGCAACGCCGTGCTGGAGCTCGCCTCCGAAGCGGGCATCGTCACCTCCGAGTCGGCGATCACCAAGCACGACGTTTACGTCGCCGATGAATGCTTCCTCACCGGCACGGCCGCGGAAATCATCCCGGCGGTGAAGGTCGACGACCGCGTCATCGGCAGCGGCAAGCCGGGGCCGATCACGAAGCAGCTGACCGAGGCGTTCCACAAGCTAGTGCGGGCGTAG
- a CDS encoding ABC transporter ATP-binding protein encodes MSRPNYESQTGAPMITPRRAADAPRPTPHADSRTLADLQRHLQTPVAPVLTPVSNAIHMGCRNLFKSYRKGAIGIPVLRGIDLDIHEGESLAIVGQSGCGKSTLLHLLGTLDQPDGGEVHFEGHRIDNLPAASRDMLRNRHFGMIFQFYHLLPELTTLENILAPAFIAESTLSYWMRRSSYRRRAFELLELVGLGHRAKHKPRELSGGEMQRAAIARALLLKPKVLLADEPTGNLDRSTGEAVMKTLAELNAREKLTIVMVTHDPWIAGQADRTVKLVEGRIAG; translated from the coding sequence ATGAGCCGCCCGAACTACGAATCGCAGACAGGCGCTCCGATGATCACGCCGCGGCGAGCCGCCGACGCGCCGCGTCCGACGCCCCACGCCGACTCGCGAACGCTCGCCGACCTGCAGCGGCATCTACAGACGCCTGTCGCGCCGGTGCTGACGCCCGTGTCGAACGCCATTCACATGGGCTGCCGCAACTTGTTCAAGAGCTACCGCAAAGGGGCCATCGGCATCCCGGTGCTGCGGGGGATCGATCTCGACATCCACGAGGGCGAGTCCCTTGCGATCGTCGGCCAAAGCGGCTGCGGCAAAAGCACCCTGCTCCACTTGCTCGGCACGCTCGACCAACCCGACGGCGGCGAAGTCCACTTCGAGGGACATCGCATCGACAACCTGCCGGCCGCGTCGCGCGACATGCTTCGCAACCGCCACTTCGGCATGATCTTCCAGTTCTACCACCTGCTGCCGGAGCTCACGACGCTCGAAAACATCCTGGCGCCGGCGTTCATTGCCGAGTCGACGCTCAGCTATTGGATGCGGCGGAGTTCGTACCGTCGACGGGCGTTTGAACTGCTGGAACTCGTCGGCCTCGGGCACCGAGCCAAGCACAAGCCACGCGAACTTTCCGGCGGCGAAATGCAGCGGGCCGCCATCGCCCGGGCCCTGCTGCTGAAGCCCAAAGTCCTGCTCGCGGACGAACCGACCGGCAACCTCGACCGCTCCACCGGCGAAGCAGTGATGAAGACCCTCGCCGAGTTGAATGCCCGGGAAAAGCTCACTATAGTCATGGTGACGCACGACCCCTGGATCGCCGGGCAAGCGGACCGCACGGTGAAGCTCGTCGAAGGCCGAATCGCCGGCTAG
- a CDS encoding ABC transporter permease, with protein MYKLLLCWRYLRTRYIALLCIVSVTLGVATMIVVNSVMAGFTHEMQGRLNGMLGDLIFRTRSLDGVFDADSHMAQIRTAAGDTIAGMSPTVHVPSLLYLTVGGETLPRQVTLIGIDETSYASVSQFGDFLQHPENRKQLSFDLRDGGYDVLDHQVDPADAKPREVMRDAGWQYRSYKSMLAKQRAADQKRLDEIKAKSEPTAAPTAPDKAAEPAMADPFAMAAAEAGETEGRDFDPATEQHTGIVLGIGICGFRTPDGVDHYLGLPGDDVKVAFPLAVMPPEIVGQEYTVVDFYESKMSEYDANFAFVPLKALQKDRGMIDPKTGAGKFTTIQIKLKPGVNAEEIRDKIQAAFPMQFYQVSTWRDEQGALLAAVQMETAVLNVLLFMIIAVAGFGILAIFFMIVVEKTRDIGILKSLGASGWGVMGIFLSYGLSLGIVGAGVGTVMGLLFVANINEIADLLGKITGQPVFDPSVYYFYKIPTIVEPFTVAWIACGAVGIAVLASVLPARRAATLHPVRALRYE; from the coding sequence ATGTACAAACTCCTCCTCTGCTGGCGTTACCTGCGCACCCGCTACATCGCGCTCCTCTGCATTGTCAGCGTCACGCTCGGCGTGGCGACGATGATCGTCGTCAACAGCGTCATGGCGGGGTTCACGCACGAGATGCAGGGCCGGCTCAACGGCATGTTGGGCGACCTCATCTTCCGCACCCGCAGCCTCGACGGCGTGTTCGACGCCGACTCCCATATGGCGCAGATTCGCACCGCCGCGGGCGACACGATTGCCGGCATGTCGCCGACAGTCCACGTACCGTCGCTGCTCTACCTTACCGTCGGCGGCGAAACGTTGCCGCGGCAAGTGACGCTGATCGGCATCGACGAGACGAGCTACGCGTCGGTGAGCCAATTCGGCGACTTCCTGCAGCACCCTGAGAACCGCAAGCAACTGTCGTTCGATCTGCGTGACGGCGGCTACGACGTGCTCGATCACCAGGTCGATCCGGCCGACGCGAAGCCGCGCGAAGTGATGCGCGACGCCGGTTGGCAGTATCGCTCGTACAAGTCGATGCTCGCCAAGCAACGGGCCGCGGATCAGAAGCGGCTCGATGAAATCAAAGCGAAAAGCGAACCGACCGCGGCCCCAACCGCTCCGGATAAGGCCGCGGAACCAGCGATGGCTGATCCATTCGCAATGGCGGCCGCCGAGGCAGGCGAAACGGAAGGTCGCGACTTCGACCCCGCCACCGAACAGCATACTGGTATCGTCCTCGGCATCGGCATCTGCGGTTTCCGCACCCCCGACGGCGTCGACCACTACCTCGGTCTGCCGGGCGACGACGTGAAGGTGGCGTTCCCGCTCGCGGTGATGCCGCCGGAAATCGTCGGCCAGGAGTACACCGTCGTCGATTTTTATGAAAGCAAGATGAGCGAGTACGACGCCAACTTTGCGTTCGTCCCACTGAAGGCGCTCCAAAAAGATCGCGGCATGATCGACCCCAAAACGGGCGCCGGCAAGTTCACGACGATCCAAATCAAGCTCAAGCCCGGCGTCAACGCCGAAGAGATTCGCGACAAGATTCAGGCCGCGTTCCCGATGCAGTTCTACCAGGTGAGCACCTGGCGCGACGAGCAAGGCGCCCTGCTCGCCGCCGTGCAAATGGAAACGGCCGTGCTCAACGTGCTGCTGTTCATGATCATCGCCGTGGCCGGCTTCGGCATTCTGGCGATCTTCTTCATGATCGTCGTCGAGAAGACCCGCGACATCGGCATTCTCAAGTCGCTCGGCGCCTCGGGCTGGGGCGTCATGGGAATCTTCCTATCGTACGGCCTGAGTCTCGGCATCGTCGGCGCCGGCGTCGGCACCGTCATGGGGCTGCTCTTCGTCGCGAACATCAACGAGATCGCCGATCTGCTCGGCAAGATCACCGGGCAACCGGTGTTCGATCCATCGGTCTACTACTTCTACAAAATCCCGACGATAGTCGAACCGTTCACCGTCGCCTGGATCGCCTGTGGCGCCGTCGGCATCGCCGTGTTGGCGAGCGTCTTGCCCGCCCGTCGTGCCGCGACGCTTCACCCGGTGCGTGCGCTAAGGTACGAGTAA
- the lysS gene encoding lysine--tRNA ligase codes for MMPAPQSMTDQQTPADDATDPSRDQSFLEAARRAKLARIIELGHDPWGTRFDDRQLIGEIRARTNEILYRKADGANITLPSLETEEERAAFRPWLAEQGAGEIVGPQVRAAGRIILSRDKGKLLFIDIRDMTGQVQLFIGRDQVGDSWDLAQCFDLGDIIGVDGTLRRTKTGELSIFADRLHILTKSIETPPEKHSGLQDAELRTRQRYLDLTYNEGVLDRFLDRTRIVSSIRKTLGDRGFVEVEGPTLHTIAGGAAARPFTTHHNTLDLDLFMRIALELHLKRLLVGGVERVYELGRVYRNEGISPKHNPEFTMLEVYQAYGDYRSMMDLTEECICEAIHAINESRDSSRELRENAEGGNSVSRNSQLATRNYQLSWAGKTVDFKPPFKRATYAELFKQHAGVDPTDSAAVAALAKKLGIETAGRHPDVIKNDVFEEKVEDALEGPIFVIDYPASICPLTKRKASDPTVAERFELFIGGMEIANAYTELNDPDLQEELFRSQLAGMSEEDSMAKMDTDFIRALRHGMPPAGGLGIGIDRLVMLLTGTQSIRDVILFPVLRPEK; via the coding sequence ATGATGCCTGCCCCGCAATCGATGACCGACCAACAGACTCCCGCCGACGACGCAACCGATCCCTCGCGCGACCAATCGTTTTTGGAAGCCGCGCGCCGCGCTAAGCTCGCCCGCATCATCGAACTCGGCCACGATCCGTGGGGCACGCGCTTCGACGATCGCCAACTGATCGGCGAGATCCGCGCCCGCACGAACGAGATCCTCTACCGCAAGGCGGATGGCGCCAACATCACGCTGCCGTCGCTGGAGACGGAAGAAGAACGCGCCGCGTTCCGCCCTTGGCTCGCCGAGCAAGGCGCCGGCGAAATCGTCGGCCCGCAAGTGCGTGCGGCGGGCAGAATCATCTTGTCGCGCGACAAAGGAAAACTGCTGTTCATCGACATTCGCGACATGACCGGCCAGGTGCAGCTGTTTATCGGCCGCGATCAGGTCGGCGATAGCTGGGACTTGGCTCAATGCTTCGACCTCGGCGATATCATCGGCGTCGACGGCACGCTCCGCCGGACGAAGACGGGCGAACTTTCGATATTCGCCGACCGGCTCCATATCTTGACGAAGTCGATCGAAACTCCGCCAGAAAAGCATAGCGGCCTGCAAGACGCCGAACTGCGCACCCGGCAGCGATACCTCGACCTGACCTACAACGAGGGCGTCCTCGACCGCTTCCTCGATCGGACGCGGATTGTGTCGTCGATTCGCAAGACGCTCGGCGATCGTGGCTTCGTCGAAGTCGAAGGCCCGACGCTCCACACGATTGCCGGCGGCGCCGCAGCCCGACCGTTCACGACGCATCACAACACGCTCGATCTCGATCTGTTTATGCGGATCGCGCTGGAACTCCACCTCAAGCGGCTGTTGGTTGGCGGCGTGGAACGGGTCTACGAACTTGGGCGCGTCTATCGCAATGAGGGGATTAGCCCCAAGCACAACCCCGAGTTCACGATGCTCGAGGTCTATCAGGCGTACGGCGATTACCGTTCGATGATGGATCTCACCGAAGAGTGCATCTGCGAAGCGATCCACGCCATCAATGAGTCGCGAGATTCGAGTCGCGAGTTACGAGAAAATGCTGAAGGCGGGAATTCTGTTTCTCGCAACTCGCAACTCGCAACTCGCAACTACCAGCTTTCTTGGGCCGGCAAGACGGTCGATTTCAAGCCGCCATTCAAGCGAGCGACCTACGCGGAGTTGTTCAAGCAGCATGCCGGTGTTGATCCGACGGACTCGGCTGCCGTGGCCGCACTCGCGAAGAAGCTCGGCATCGAAACCGCCGGCCGGCATCCCGATGTCATCAAGAACGACGTTTTTGAGGAGAAAGTCGAAGACGCCCTTGAGGGCCCGATCTTCGTGATCGACTACCCCGCGAGCATCTGCCCGCTGACGAAGCGGAAGGCGAGCGATCCGACCGTCGCCGAACGGTTCGAGCTGTTCATCGGCGGGATGGAGATCGCCAACGCCTACACCGAACTAAACGACCCCGACCTGCAGGAAGAGTTGTTCCGCAGCCAACTCGCGGGGATGAGCGAAGAAGACTCGATGGCGAAGATGGACACCGATTTTATCCGCGCCCTACGCCACGGCATGCCGCCGGCGGGCGGCCTGGGCATCGGCATCGACCGCTTAGTGATGCTGCTGACCGGGACGCAGTCGATTCGCGACGTCATTTTGTTCCCCGTGCTGCGGCCTGAAAAATAA
- a CDS encoding DNA polymerase ligase N-terminal domain-containing protein, with amino-acid sequence MPRFVLLYHECPPALGKPSHWDLMLERDGVLLTWNLLQLPVAWGGDAATIEATRIADHRIAYLNYEGPVSGGRGTVTRVDQGEYEVASEDAASLSVRLKGSRCHGIVELPK; translated from the coding sequence ATGCCTCGTTTCGTGCTGCTCTATCACGAATGCCCGCCAGCGCTCGGCAAGCCAAGTCACTGGGATCTCATGCTCGAACGCGACGGCGTGCTGCTCACCTGGAACTTGCTGCAGCTACCGGTCGCCTGGGGCGGCGATGCCGCAACGATCGAAGCCACGCGCATCGCCGATCACCGCATCGCGTATCTCAACTACGAAGGCCCCGTCAGCGGTGGGCGTGGGACGGTGACCCGCGTCGATCAAGGCGAGTATGAAGTCGCTTCAGAGGACGCCGCGAGTTTGAGCGTTCGGCTTAAAGGCAGTCGATGTCACGGCATCGTTGAGCTACCGAAATAA
- the uvrA gene encoding excinuclease ABC subunit UvrA, with product MIRLRGVAVHNLKEVDLDLPHRRLIAFCGVSGSGKTSLALDTLYTEGQRRYVESFSTYTRQFLEQLDKPAAESIEGIPPSVAVTRKHVSRSSRATVGSATQVNEHLQLLFARLGEVICYDCGERVERDSAESAANELLSLPAGTRLMLGFKSLRGKERNAEEWLADLAALGYRRCILAGKTEEITPELAARLSELKELEVVIDRVTVQAGDGTRLRDSLENALEAGRGAAIAWIETGDPVQLLSIDDRTWTKRRYSNVLRCERCNIQYPDVEPQLLNYNNPLGACKACEGFGNIIDVDMQRVVPDAEKSLRDGAIAPWNTPAYSHELDELLALAPKHGIPVDVPFRELNDEHLRLIREGVPEKKFGGLNGFFSWLERRKYKMHIRVFLSRWRSYYPCPTCGGARLKPEALAVRIAGWNIAEAMAMRVSEALAWLRGLMLTDWQRQVGQLLVDQVTARLGYLERVGVGHLAIDRSLRTLSGGEAQRVSLTAALGSNLTGMLYVLDEPSAGLHPADLPRLVEAVRSLRERGNTVALVEHEPSLIQAAEHVVEMGPGAGEFGGKVIFQGSPVAMLDDPESRTGEWIAGRRIGTEKKTRRPTTHGWLKLVGARGNNLQNVTAEFPLGLLCVVTGVSGAGKSTLVQQTLFPAVAQKLRMESDRPADFDDLIGAGQVEDALRVDQSPIGRTPRSNPVTYVKAFDPIRTLFAETTEAKARSFKAGHFSFNAEEGRCEACQGDGYKQIDMRFMADVYIKCPECHGARYRREVLEVKYRGLSIADVLNLSVREAFNFFRGHKKVLARLKCLIDVGLDYLRLGQPANTLSGGESQRLKLANYVSAARKGRTLFVLDEPTTGLHFSDVMQLIECFESLVAMGHSLIVVEHNLQMMRAADYIIDLGPGPAEMGGQIVAVGTPEEVARNPASVTGQYLAEELARVATDSDD from the coding sequence ATGATTCGACTGCGCGGGGTGGCGGTCCATAATCTCAAAGAGGTCGATCTTGATCTCCCACACCGGCGGCTGATCGCCTTTTGCGGCGTGAGCGGCAGCGGCAAGACGAGCCTGGCGCTCGACACGCTCTACACCGAGGGGCAACGACGGTACGTCGAAAGCTTTTCGACATACACGCGGCAGTTTCTCGAACAACTCGACAAACCGGCCGCCGAGAGCATCGAGGGAATTCCTCCCTCCGTCGCCGTCACGCGGAAGCATGTGAGCCGCTCGAGCCGGGCGACTGTCGGCAGCGCGACGCAAGTGAACGAGCACTTGCAGCTGTTGTTCGCCCGACTCGGCGAGGTGATTTGCTACGACTGCGGCGAACGGGTAGAGCGCGACTCGGCCGAGTCGGCAGCGAACGAACTCCTAAGCCTGCCGGCCGGCACGCGGCTGATGCTCGGCTTCAAATCGCTCCGCGGCAAGGAACGCAACGCCGAGGAATGGCTGGCTGATTTGGCGGCGCTCGGCTACCGCCGCTGCATCTTGGCGGGGAAGACTGAAGAGATCACTCCCGAACTGGCCGCGCGGCTGAGCGAGTTGAAGGAGCTTGAAGTCGTCATCGACCGCGTGACGGTGCAGGCAGGAGATGGAACGCGACTGCGCGACTCGTTGGAAAATGCGCTCGAGGCAGGCCGCGGGGCGGCGATAGCGTGGATCGAGACTGGCGACCCCGTACAACTCCTGAGCATCGATGATCGCACCTGGACCAAGCGCCGCTACAGCAACGTCCTGCGTTGCGAACGCTGCAACATCCAATATCCCGACGTCGAGCCGCAACTGCTGAACTACAACAACCCGCTCGGCGCCTGCAAGGCGTGCGAGGGGTTCGGCAACATCATCGACGTCGACATGCAGCGCGTGGTTCCCGACGCCGAGAAATCGCTACGCGACGGCGCCATCGCCCCCTGGAATACGCCCGCCTATTCGCATGAACTCGACGAGTTGCTCGCCCTCGCCCCGAAGCATGGCATTCCAGTCGACGTGCCGTTCCGCGAATTGAACGACGAGCATCTGCGACTCATTCGAGAGGGCGTGCCGGAAAAAAAGTTCGGCGGCCTCAATGGCTTTTTCAGCTGGCTGGAGCGGCGCAAGTACAAGATGCACATCCGCGTCTTCCTCAGTCGCTGGCGTAGCTACTACCCCTGCCCCACCTGCGGTGGCGCACGGCTGAAGCCGGAAGCGCTCGCCGTGCGGATTGCCGGCTGGAACATCGCTGAGGCGATGGCGATGCGGGTGAGCGAAGCGCTCGCGTGGCTCCGCGGATTGATGCTCACCGACTGGCAACGGCAAGTTGGCCAGTTGCTGGTCGATCAGGTGACCGCGCGGCTTGGCTACCTGGAGCGCGTCGGCGTCGGGCATCTCGCGATTGATCGTTCCCTTCGCACCCTTAGCGGCGGCGAAGCGCAGCGAGTCTCGCTCACGGCGGCGCTCGGTTCAAACCTCACCGGCATGCTTTACGTCCTCGACGAACCATCGGCCGGCCTGCACCCCGCAGATCTACCGCGGCTGGTCGAAGCTGTGCGCAGCCTGCGGGAACGCGGCAACACGGTGGCGCTCGTCGAGCATGAACCATCGCTCATCCAAGCGGCTGAGCACGTGGTCGAAATGGGCCCCGGCGCCGGCGAGTTCGGCGGCAAAGTCATTTTTCAGGGCTCGCCGGTCGCGATGCTCGACGATCCTGAAAGCCGCACCGGCGAGTGGATTGCCGGCCGGCGTATCGGCACGGAAAAGAAGACCCGCCGCCCCACCACTCATGGCTGGCTGAAACTTGTTGGCGCTCGCGGCAACAACCTGCAAAACGTCACTGCGGAGTTCCCACTCGGGCTGCTCTGCGTCGTGACCGGCGTTAGCGGCGCAGGGAAGAGCACGCTCGTCCAGCAGACGTTGTTCCCCGCCGTCGCCCAGAAGTTGCGGATGGAAAGCGATCGTCCGGCCGATTTCGACGACCTCATCGGCGCCGGCCAGGTCGAAGACGCGCTCCGCGTCGACCAAAGTCCCATCGGCCGCACGCCGCGCTCAAACCCCGTCACCTACGTGAAAGCGTTCGATCCGATTCGCACGCTCTTTGCAGAAACAACCGAGGCGAAGGCCCGTTCTTTCAAGGCGGGGCACTTCAGCTTCAACGCCGAGGAGGGCCGCTGCGAGGCGTGCCAAGGCGACGGCTACAAGCAGATCGACATGCGGTTCATGGCCGACGTCTACATCAAGTGCCCCGAGTGCCATGGCGCCCGCTATCGCCGCGAAGTGCTCGAAGTGAAGTACCGCGGCCTCAGCATCGCCGACGTGCTGAACCTATCCGTCCGCGAGGCATTTAATTTCTTCCGCGGTCACAAGAAGGTACTGGCCCGGCTGAAGTGCCTCATCGACGTCGGCCTCGACTACCTGCGGCTCGGCCAGCCGGCGAACACGCTTAGCGGCGGCGAATCGCAACGGTTGAAACTCGCTAACTACGTGTCGGCCGCTCGCAAGGGGCGGACGCTGTTCGTGCTCGACGAGCCGACGACGGGGCTCCACTTCTCCGACGTGATGCAGTTGATCGAATGCTTTGAATCGCTCGTCGCGATGGGGCACTCGCTGATCGTCGTCGAGCACAACCTCCAGATGATGCGGGCGGCGGACTACATCATCGATCTCGGCCCCGGTCCGGCGGAGATGGGTGGCCAAATCGTCGCGGTCGGGACGCCGGAGGAAGTCGCCCGCAACCCGGCGTCGGTGACCGGCCAATACCTTGCCGAGGAGCTGGCGCGCGTCGCGACGGATAGCGATGATTGA
- a CDS encoding cupin domain-containing protein: MRIKRNTEVPLNDVTMEGAAGCKVRWLVGEADSAPNFAMRQFELEPGGHTPRHFHPYEHEIFVLEGEGSIFDGQQEQPLRPGDVVLVSPDDVHQFRNVGGTPFKMLCLIPNSAADKKVTVVPECGIER, from the coding sequence ATGCGCATCAAACGCAACACGGAAGTCCCGCTCAACGACGTCACCATGGAAGGCGCCGCCGGCTGCAAAGTGCGCTGGCTCGTCGGCGAGGCCGACTCGGCGCCGAATTTCGCCATGCGGCAGTTCGAACTTGAGCCGGGCGGCCACACGCCGCGGCATTTCCATCCTTACGAGCACGAGATCTTCGTGCTGGAAGGGGAGGGGAGCATCTTCGACGGCCAGCAGGAACAGCCGCTACGCCCCGGCGACGTCGTGCTTGTGTCGCCGGACGACGTGCATCAATTTCGCAATGTCGGCGGCACGCCGTTCAAGATGCTGTGTCTCATTCCGAACTCCGCGGCGGACAAGAAAGTGACCGTGGTGCCTGAGTGCGGCATCGAGCGTTAA
- the ligA gene encoding NAD-dependent DNA ligase LigA, translated as MPDDIQQQLDALRTEIRAHDRAYYVAATPTITDLQYDRLLNRLKELEAAHPELVTPDSPTQRVGDAPIPELNSVVHRIPMMSMDNTYSLEELQQYGERIAKLLPGEGVGWDVELKIDGVAISIVYENGLLVQAATRGDGQTGDDVTHNIRTIADIPLRLAGDELPPVVEVRGEVYMTNTDLADINAKRQEAGQKLYANTRNTAAGAVRLLDPRLAAQLRLRFFCHGVGYSEGLTAESHSEFLKLARQWGIPVTPLVERFDDFAAAAAHCDSMIARLHDFDFEVDGLVLKVDRFDQRTRLGATSKAPRWLVAYKFEKYEATTKVNNIFITVGKSGALTPTADLEPVQIAGTTVSRAGLHNIEEIARKDVRVGDTVIVEKAGKIIPHIVRVEKHLRPEDAVPFIYPTHCPECGSELEKDEGGVFIRCLNPACPAQLGQRLLYFASRSAMDIEGLGEKLAEQLIAEKYVDDLADLYSLTVERLTQLERMGTKSAQNLVDNIAASKSRGLARVLNALSIRHIGVRSAATLAGYFGNIDDMLAATAEELAAVEDIGPIIAASIHDFLHNDAGMRAIDQLRTAGVDMTAPKKERAPEGLLTGKTVVVTGTLEKYTREQIEELIEAHGGKAGKSVSKKTAYLVAGAEAGSKLAKAESLGVPVITEEAFEQLIAGEPPA; from the coding sequence ATGCCCGACGACATCCAACAGCAACTCGACGCTCTTCGAACCGAGATCCGCGCACACGATCGCGCGTACTACGTCGCCGCGACGCCGACGATTACCGATCTCCAGTACGATCGCCTGCTAAATCGGCTGAAGGAACTCGAAGCGGCCCATCCGGAACTCGTGACGCCCGATAGTCCGACGCAGCGCGTCGGCGATGCGCCGATCCCTGAACTGAACTCGGTTGTCCACCGCATCCCGATGATGTCGATGGATAACACCTACAGCCTCGAAGAGTTGCAGCAGTACGGCGAACGGATCGCGAAACTGCTCCCCGGTGAGGGGGTGGGCTGGGACGTTGAGCTGAAGATCGACGGCGTGGCGATTTCGATCGTCTATGAAAACGGCCTGCTAGTCCAAGCGGCGACGCGCGGCGACGGCCAGACGGGCGACGACGTCACCCACAACATTCGCACGATTGCCGACATTCCGCTGCGGCTGGCGGGCGACGAGCTTCCGCCGGTCGTTGAGGTTCGCGGCGAGGTCTACATGACCAATACCGATCTGGCCGATATCAACGCGAAACGCCAGGAAGCGGGGCAGAAACTTTACGCCAACACCCGCAATACGGCGGCCGGCGCGGTGCGCCTGCTCGACCCACGGCTAGCGGCGCAGTTGAGGTTGCGCTTCTTCTGCCATGGCGTCGGCTACAGCGAGGGGCTGACGGCGGAATCGCATTCCGAGTTCCTCAAACTCGCCAGACAGTGGGGAATCCCCGTGACGCCGCTGGTGGAGCGGTTCGACGACTTCGCCGCTGCGGCGGCGCATTGCGATTCGATGATCGCCCGGCTGCATGACTTCGATTTCGAAGTCGACGGGCTCGTACTGAAGGTCGATCGGTTCGACCAGCGCACCCGGCTCGGCGCGACGAGCAAGGCGCCGCGGTGGCTGGTCGCTTACAAGTTCGAGAAATACGAAGCGACGACGAAGGTCAACAACATCTTCATCACCGTCGGCAAAAGCGGTGCGCTAACGCCGACGGCCGACCTCGAACCAGTGCAAATTGCCGGCACGACGGTCAGTCGCGCAGGCCTGCATAACATCGAAGAGATCGCGCGCAAAGATGTTCGCGTCGGCGATACCGTCATTGTCGAGAAGGCGGGGAAGATCATTCCGCACATTGTTCGCGTGGAGAAACATCTTCGCCCGGAAGATGCGGTTCCGTTCATCTACCCGACGCACTGCCCCGAGTGCGGCAGCGAGTTGGAGAAGGATGAGGGAGGCGTCTTCATTCGTTGCTTGAATCCCGCTTGTCCTGCCCAACTAGGACAGCGGCTCCTTTATTTTGCCAGCCGTTCGGCGATGGATATCGAGGGGCTCGGCGAAAAACTGGCTGAGCAACTCATCGCTGAGAAGTACGTTGACGATTTGGCGGACCTATACTCCCTCACGGTCGAGCGACTCACTCAGCTTGAGCGGATGGGAACGAAATCGGCGCAGAATCTGGTCGACAACATCGCCGCCAGCAAGTCCCGGGGACTCGCGCGAGTGCTCAACGCTCTTTCGATTCGCCATATCGGCGTCCGCAGCGCCGCCACGCTGGCAGGGTATTTCGGCAACATCGACGACATGCTCGCTGCGACGGCGGAAGAATTGGCCGCCGTCGAAGATATCGGCCCGATCATCGCCGCCAGCATTCACGACTTTCTACACAACGACGCCGGCATGCGCGCGATTGACCAACTGCGCACGGCAGGCGTCGATATGACGGCGCCAAAGAAGGAACGTGCCCCAGAGGGCCTGCTGACCGGCAAAACGGTAGTCGTTACCGGTACGCTCGAAAAATACACCCGCGAACAGATCGAGGAACTTATCGAAGCCCACGGCGGCAAAGCGGGGAAAAGCGTCAGCAAGAAGACGGCTTACCTCGTCGCCGGAGCCGAAGCCGGCAGCAAACTCGCCAAGGCCGAATCGCTCGGCGTGCCCGTCATCACCGAAGAAGCCTTCGAGCAACTCATCGCCGGCGAACCGCCCGCGTAG